The genomic interval TAATCGTTACCAGTAGGATTGAAAAAATATCAAGGTAGAGTGAGTGTAATTTCATaggtaaaaaaataatttaaacatTCTTTGTACTAACATGACACGTATGCTGAAAAAGCGTAAGAAAGAATCTCTCTTGGGTCATTTAGCTGATGCAAGCATCTTCTTAATCATCTTCCCCCAATTATCGATCTTCTAACAAAGAGTTTTCGCTGAACAAATGATAATTAAACAATTAAAGTGTGTAAGTTGCAACAAAGGAACTTCTTATTTACCATCTTATGTTAAAGTGTCGTTATTAATTTGCGTAAAAAGAGAATGTAGGGGAGCAATGGCTCTCTTCCTCCATACTGAAATTCAATGCACTCGTTTCAGCCATCAACATCCCTCCCTTTGTCTTCTCTTAAAACACCAGTAAAGGGTTTTTGAGGCATGTCTCATTCACCTTGACTATCCTTGAATCACCACCCTACAACCTCACAACATGTTGATCTTATGGAACCAGCTCGTTAGGAAACCTTGGCGCGACAAAACTATCTCAAAAGGCTAATATTAAGTAAACCACGAGACATTTGTAAGTTTCCCTATTGATAAGGCTCCCTTGATTCTCATACTCTGAtttattaattgataatgAGTCATTTACCCCACTACGGCACTACCACTAGATTGCACATTACTGCCACTAGCTTGCACATTCACCACAACACTGCCTTCTTTGTTCTCACTTTCAATTTTCACTGCTCCAAAATTTCTTCATTTCCAGTTTCATGACTCCAATCTACAACATCATATTTCATCTCtactgcattttttttttcttattcctCTTCTCATTCTCATCAAAGACTGCATCTCTGCTCAccacaattttttttgaaacatgGTCATATTATGCTTTTGATTCATCACTTAAACCCGAAAACCACATACTTGAAACATTTGCCATCCAACTTAGTCCTTTTTGTTCCAAAATATGAACATAGTCGTTACATCCAGAACAGTTGAAAATATTGtcctttcagaaactcaaAAAGATTTGCTTTCAATCCACTGTTGGCTTGAGCCCACTTCATGCCTCCTCAGGAGTCATGTCTTTGAAAACAAGCTTGGACTTTGGGTTATGCGCCGCAGGGCATAAATGCATTGTGAACATGTGTCTTTTGAAAGCCTTCATCTACCAAGTGCATTCTTGTTCTTTCAGCTTTCTCCCATCTATCAGAAGTGGTACATATATTAGACAGAAGCACATAATGTGAATTATTGCCTGTCGGAATGCGCCGCAGGGCATAAATGCATTGTGAACATGTGTCTTTTGAAAGCCTTCATCTACCAAGTGCATTCTTGTTCTTTCAGCTTTCTCCCATCTATCAGAAGTGGTACATATATTAGACAGAAGCACATAATGTGAATTATTGCCTGTCGGAATGTTTGAATTAGGGTGCTAATATGTTTTGCTATCACTTCTGTCAATTCCATATCCATATAAACCCGGCAAGCGCCAAGCATAGCTCCCCAAACCATGTCATTGGGTTTCATGGGCATACATTTGACTAAAGTGTAAGCCTCTCTTAACCTGCCAGCCCATCCCAAAAGGTCAACTAAGCACCCATACTGCTTAATTCCGGCTCCCAAACCATATTTCTTCTGCATCTTGGAGAAAACTTCCATGCCTTCATCTACTAAACCTCCATGCACACAAGCTGATAGAACATAAAGAAACGTTATCTCATCAGGCTTTTCTTTGGAGTCCTCCATTCTGCTGAATAATTTAAGAGCTTCCTTGCACTGTCCATGAATAGCCAAGCTCGAAATCATAGCATTCCAACAAGTAGTGTTCCTCTCATTCATCTCCTCAAAGATCAGCCTCGCATTGATCAAGTCACCACATTTTGCATACATGTCTACAAGTGCATTGAGAACAATGAGAATCAGCTTTATCCTTTTATGACTTAACATGTTATGTATAACCTTGCTACCATCTAATAGCCCAGACTGAGCACATGCAGATAAGACACTCACAACACTAAATTCATCCGGCTCAAAGCCT from Argentina anserina chromosome 2, drPotAnse1.1, whole genome shotgun sequence carries:
- the LOC126784716 gene encoding LOW QUALITY PROTEIN: pentatricopeptide repeat-containing protein At3g21470 (The sequence of the model RefSeq protein was modified relative to this genomic sequence to represent the inferred CDS: substituted 3 bases at 3 genomic stop codons); this translates as MHAECIKSGVICDVSIGTSLVDMYAKCGDIFESRKEFDCMPERNVVSWNAMIGGYWRNGDATSALYLFEKMSVQTYVTWGEMIMGFARTGDTVSARRIFDXVPLVLXNVVTWTVMVEGYCNNGHMEMAREVFEAMPQRNFFVWSSMISRYCKIGNVEEAKHIFDRIPVRNLVNWNSMISGYVXNGFCEEALIAFENMQAEGFEPDEFSVVSVLSACAQSGLLDGSKVIHNMLSHKRIKLILIVLNALVDMYAKCGDLINARLIFEEMNERNTTCWNAMISSLAIHGQCKEALKLFSRMEDSKEKPDEITFLYVLSACVHGGLVDEGMEVFSKMQKKYGLGAGIKQYGCLVDLLGWAGRLREAYTLVKCMPMKPNDMVWGAMLGACRVYMDMELTEVIAKHISTLIQTFRQAIIHIMCFCLIYVPLLIDGRKLKEQECTW